The Lysobacterales bacterium genome has a segment encoding these proteins:
- a CDS encoding type II toxin-antitoxin system RelE/ParE family toxin: MNAFLRTVEFDAWLKALKDPRGKARIAARIRSAEAGNLGDCEPVGQGIWEMRIHTGPGYRVYFARRGEIVYILLCAGDKSTQARDIRRAKALFDRLEDRP; encoded by the coding sequence ATGAACGCCTTCCTTCGGACCGTCGAATTCGACGCATGGCTGAAGGCGCTTAAGGACCCCCGGGGCAAGGCGCGCATCGCGGCGCGCATCCGCTCGGCCGAGGCCGGAAACCTGGGCGACTGCGAGCCTGTCGGCCAAGGCATTTGGGAAATGCGGATCCACACGGGCCCCGGCTATCGCGTGTACTTCGCCCGGCGGGGCGAGATCGTCTACATCCTGCTTTGCGCTGGCGACAAGTCCACGCAGGCCAGGGACATCAGGCGCGCCAAGGCTCTCTTCGACCGGCTGGAGGATCGACCATGA
- a CDS encoding transposase, which yields MPDGKQGHYSTRLWRSTRRFLFRAGNLTRVFRARVLAALRALGLTLPDPLPDTWVADCTRVGRGEQALAYLARYLYRGVLSERDLLGCDDQRVRFRYRDSTGQTRIRCLPGAGFLALLLQHVLPKGFRRVRDFGLLHPRRKALLARVQLLLQVHLPDLPAPARCRLLCPHCGEPMRIVATRLTPAQAHRRRTPHHDHRSRAM from the coding sequence TTGCCAGATGGAAAACAGGGCCACTACAGCACCCGGCTGTGGCGCAGCACCCGCCGCTTCCTGTTCCGCGCCGGCAACCTGACCCGGGTGTTTCGCGCCAGGGTGCTGGCCGCCCTGCGGGCCCTGGGCCTGACCCTGCCCGACCCGCTGCCCGACACCTGGGTGGCCGACTGCACCCGGGTCGGCCGCGGCGAACAGGCCCTGGCCTACCTCGCCCGCTACCTCTACCGCGGCGTGCTCAGCGAACGCGACCTGCTCGGCTGCGACGACCAGCGTGTCCGCTTCCGCTACCGCGACAGCACCGGCCAGACCCGCATCCGCTGCCTGCCCGGCGCCGGGTTCCTGGCCCTGCTGCTCCAGCATGTCCTGCCCAAGGGCTTCCGCCGCGTGCGCGACTTCGGCCTGCTGCACCCCAGGCGCAAGGCCCTGCTGGCACGCGTGCAACTGCTGCTGCAGGTCCACCTGCCCGACCTGCCCGCACCGGCCCGCTGCCGCCTCCTGTGCCCGCACTGCGGCGAACCCATGCGCATCGTCGCCACCCGCCTGACACCGGCGCAGGCGCACCGACGACGAACCCCGCACCACGACCACCGGAGCCGTGCCATGTGA
- a CDS encoding antibiotic biosynthesis monooxygenase produces MSARYTCIWAFQVSEENRSAFEACYAPDGAWGSLFRQQAGFIGMQLLRDRRSPGRYLTVDRWMSEAAYDAFRSTCAEAYAELDRQCEGLALEERFIGGFLEPGP; encoded by the coding sequence ATGAGCGCGCGGTACACCTGCATCTGGGCGTTCCAGGTGAGCGAGGAGAACCGCAGCGCCTTCGAAGCGTGCTACGCGCCCGACGGCGCGTGGGGTTCGCTGTTCCGGCAGCAGGCCGGCTTCATCGGCATGCAGCTCCTGCGCGACCGGCGCTCGCCCGGGCGCTACCTGACCGTGGATCGATGGATGAGCGAGGCCGCCTATGATGCTTTTCGGAGCACCTGTGCCGAGGCCTATGCGGAACTGGACCGGCAGTGCGAGGGGCTGGCGTTGGAGGAGAGATTCATCGGTGGCTTCCTTGAGCCGGGGCCCTGA
- a CDS encoding VOC family protein, giving the protein MKLAYVNVFVSDLDRAVAFYGDTLGLALEFASPEHGYASFSAGPVRLGVSLPGTAHADLVGRPTGIGLEVADLEAEHARLSALGVQFTMPPARQPWGGYMAMLADPDGNQFYLDQVAEVHG; this is encoded by the coding sequence ATGAAGCTCGCCTACGTCAACGTCTTCGTCAGCGATCTCGACAGGGCCGTGGCCTTCTATGGCGACACGCTGGGGCTGGCCCTGGAGTTCGCCTCGCCGGAACACGGCTATGCCTCGTTCTCGGCAGGCCCGGTCCGGTTGGGCGTCTCCCTGCCGGGGACCGCCCACGCCGACCTGGTCGGGCGCCCGACCGGGATCGGCCTGGAGGTCGCCGACCTAGAGGCCGAGCACGCACGCCTGTCGGCGCTGGGTGTGCAGTTCACGATGCCGCCCGCCCGGCAGCCCTGGGGTGGCTACATGGCGATGCTCGCCGATCCGGACGGCAACCAGTTCTACCTGGACCAGGTCGCCGAGGTCCATGGCTAG
- a CDS encoding mannose-6-phosphate isomerase, with amino-acid sequence MKVIRGSTWRAERPWGAIDIANMDGITTRLHWTDQPYRWHVNDGEEVFAVLTGRVEMRYREAGIEQRVVLAAGDVFHATVGTEHVAHPIGEARILVVEREGSV; translated from the coding sequence ATGAAAGTGATCCGCGGCAGCACCTGGCGGGCGGAGCGACCCTGGGGTGCCATCGACATCGCCAATATGGACGGCATCACCACGCGCCTGCACTGGACCGATCAGCCCTACCGCTGGCATGTCAACGACGGCGAGGAGGTGTTCGCGGTGCTGACCGGCCGGGTCGAGATGCGCTACCGCGAGGCGGGCATCGAGCAGCGCGTGGTGCTGGCGGCGGGCGACGTGTTCCACGCCACGGTCGGCACCGAACATGTCGCCCACCCGATCGGCGAGGCCCGGATTCTGGTCGTCGAGCGGGAGGGAAGTGTCTGA
- a CDS encoding outer membrane beta-barrel protein has product MSIHHKIIAIAAAAALGAPAAASAQAVGFTYLEAGIAGGFVNDVERSDRFGGSLGPLEVETDADAGVFVGGAWQFAGNFHLFGDYWSGGQELEVSDATTTVTGDFDLVRWRIGVGYAYPFSDTLALYGRVSFDTLEFKDARVAGFDVDISADEDGVGGEVGLVWAATQSLHLQGHVRYTPVGKVAERGADAFDSDVLVGVNGRWYFRPNIALVAGYELGKITTLNAGVRLAF; this is encoded by the coding sequence ATGTCCATCCATCACAAAATCATCGCAATCGCCGCGGCGGCTGCCCTGGGCGCGCCGGCGGCGGCCAGCGCCCAGGCGGTCGGCTTCACCTACCTCGAGGCCGGCATCGCCGGCGGCTTCGTCAACGACGTCGAGCGGTCGGACCGGTTCGGGGGCAGCCTTGGCCCGCTCGAGGTCGAGACCGATGCCGACGCCGGCGTTTTCGTGGGCGGCGCCTGGCAGTTCGCGGGGAACTTCCACCTGTTCGGCGACTACTGGTCGGGCGGCCAGGAGCTGGAGGTCAGCGACGCGACCACCACCGTCACCGGCGACTTCGACCTGGTGCGCTGGCGCATCGGCGTCGGCTATGCCTATCCGTTTTCGGACACGCTGGCGCTGTATGGCCGGGTCAGCTTCGACACGCTGGAGTTCAAGGACGCGCGGGTGGCCGGCTTCGATGTCGACATCAGCGCCGACGAGGACGGTGTCGGCGGCGAGGTCGGCCTGGTCTGGGCGGCGACGCAGTCGCTGCACCTGCAGGGCCACGTGCGCTATACCCCGGTCGGCAAGGTCGCCGAGCGCGGCGCCGATGCCTTCGATTCCGACGTCCTGGTCGGCGTGAACGGCCGCTGGTACTTCCGGCCCAACATCGCCCTGGTCGCCGGCTACGAGCTGGGCAAGATCACCACCTTGAACGCGGGCGTGCGCCTGGCGTTCTGA
- a CDS encoding transcription initiation protein → MVATGAELAAADRDSHAVIEAAKAAGVYVFGGGIDASVPPVRVAADGAVIDGGYPTGPHLDGGFAVLELPSREAAIGWAARIARACRCDQELRVFFYDPMA, encoded by the coding sequence ATGGTGGCGACCGGGGCTGAACTGGCCGCCGCCGACCGCGACTCGCACGCCGTGATCGAGGCGGCCAAGGCGGCTGGCGTGTACGTGTTCGGCGGCGGTATCGACGCTTCGGTGCCCCCGGTGCGGGTGGCGGCCGACGGTGCGGTGATCGATGGTGGCTACCCGACCGGTCCGCACCTGGACGGGGGCTTCGCGGTGCTGGAACTGCCTTCGCGCGAGGCGGCGATCGGGTGGGCGGCCCGCATCGCACGGGCCTGCCGCTGCGACCAGGAGCTGCGCGTCTTCTTCTACGACCCGATGGCCTGA
- a CDS encoding putative addiction module antidote protein — MKPLARFDAADYLDDETVIAEYIDAALEDENPHVLLQAIADVARARGMTRLAKDAGMGRESLYKALAPGAKPRYDTVLKLVRALGVELHAAPADATRS, encoded by the coding sequence ATGAAACCGCTTGCCCGCTTCGACGCTGCCGACTACCTCGATGACGAGACGGTGATCGCCGAATACATCGACGCCGCGCTGGAAGACGAGAATCCCCACGTCCTGCTGCAGGCGATCGCGGATGTCGCCAGGGCACGGGGCATGACCAGGCTGGCCAAGGACGCCGGCATGGGCCGGGAGAGTCTTTACAAGGCGCTCGCCCCAGGGGCAAAGCCACGCTACGACACGGTGCTGAAGCTGGTCAGGGCGCTGGGCGTCGAACTGCATGCCGCGCCCGCCGATGCAACGAGGTCCTGA
- a CDS encoding mannose-6-phosphate isomerase → MIRGGTWRAERPWGAIDIANMDGISTRLHWTDQPCRWHVDDGEEVFAVPTCRVEICYREAGVGQRMLLAPGDVFHATVGTEHVAHPVGETRILVVAREGSV, encoded by the coding sequence GTGATCCGCGGCGGCACCTGGCGGGCGGAGCGCCCCTGGGGCGCGATCGACATCGCCAACATGGACGGCATCAGCACGCGCCTGCACTGGACCGACCAGCCCTGTCGCTGGCACGTCGACGACGGCGAGGAGGTGTTCGCGGTGCCGACCTGCCGGGTCGAGATTTGCTACCGCGAGGCGGGCGTCGGGCAGCGCATGCTGCTGGCGCCGGGCGACGTCTTCCACGCCACCGTCGGCACCGAGCATGTCGCCCATCCGGTCGGCGAGACCAGGATCCTGGTCGTCGCGCGCGAGGGAAGCGTCTGA
- a CDS encoding DUF3024 domain-containing protein, with protein MAFSELETARVRKIVGGFVEARRPPVHIRPELDIGYRIVGQSVEIFETRPAWRGKPGETVEKAVAKATWVRTDAQWRVFWMRSDLKWHGYAPVPAVVTVEEFVDLVNEDPWACFWG; from the coding sequence ATGGCGTTCAGCGAACTCGAGACAGCCCGCGTCCGGAAGATTGTCGGTGGCTTCGTGGAAGCCAGGCGACCGCCGGTGCACATCCGCCCAGAGCTCGACATCGGCTACCGAATCGTCGGCCAGAGCGTGGAGATCTTCGAGACTCGCCCCGCCTGGCGAGGCAAGCCTGGGGAAACGGTCGAGAAGGCCGTCGCGAAGGCCACCTGGGTCCGCACCGACGCCCAGTGGCGGGTTTTCTGGATGCGAAGCGATCTGAAATGGCACGGCTATGCGCCGGTTCCAGCCGTAGTCACGGTGGAAGAGTTCGTCGATCTCGTGAATGAGGACCCATGGGCCTGCTTCTGGGGCTGA
- a CDS encoding HIT domain-containing protein — MFELPVRDPCDLCEGMAGRETRWAVVDQGKYTLTVLNPWQFERGQCCVITRRHVATLLELRQEECMAVMLAAQRVGQALVRAFQPLGLLTFQNNGVYSGQETPHFHFHVVPRQPDSDWGIGPPQLATFEGAGRVPGTAHDPAGDARRRERVQASAAQMAETADLIRRSLI, encoded by the coding sequence ATGTTCGAGCTTCCCGTACGCGACCCCTGCGACCTGTGCGAAGGCATGGCCGGGCGCGAGACGCGCTGGGCGGTGGTCGACCAGGGCAAGTACACGCTAACGGTGCTCAACCCCTGGCAGTTCGAGCGCGGCCAGTGCTGCGTGATCACCCGCCGGCATGTCGCGACCCTGCTCGAGCTGCGCCAGGAGGAATGCATGGCGGTGATGCTTGCGGCCCAGCGCGTCGGGCAGGCGCTGGTGCGGGCCTTCCAGCCGCTGGGCCTGTTGACCTTCCAGAACAACGGCGTCTACAGCGGCCAGGAGACCCCCCACTTCCACTTCCATGTCGTGCCGAGGCAGCCGGACAGCGACTGGGGCATCGGCCCGCCGCAGCTCGCGACCTTCGAGGGGGCAGGGCGCGTCCCCGGCACCGCGCACGATCCCGCCGGCGATGCCCGGCGTCGGGAAAGGGTGCAGGCCTCCGCCGCGCAGATGGCGGAGACGGCGGACCTGATTCGCAGGAGCCTCATCTGA